The proteins below come from a single Theropithecus gelada isolate Dixy unplaced genomic scaffold, Tgel_1.0 HiC_scaffold_3070, whole genome shotgun sequence genomic window:
- the LOC112617646 gene encoding hemoglobin subunit gamma, which produces MGHFTEEDKGTITSLWGKVNVEDVGGETLGRLLVVYPWTQRFFDSFGNLSSASAIMGNPKVKAHGKKVLTSLGDAIKNLDDLKGTFAQLSELHCDKLHVDPENFRLLGNVLVTVLAIHFGKEFTPEVQASWQKMVAGVASALSSRYH; this is translated from the exons ATGGgtcatttcacagaggaggacaAGGGTACTATCACAAGCCTGTGGGGCAAGGTGAATGTGGAAGATGTTGGAGGAGAAACTCTGGGAAG GCTCCTGGTTGTCTACCCATGGACCCAGAGGTTCTTTGACAGTTTTGGCAACCTGtcctctgcctctgccatcaTGGGCAACCCCAAGGTCAAGGCACACGGCAAGAAGGTGCTGACTTCCTTGGGAGATGCCATAAAGAACCTGGATGATCTCAAGGGCACCTTTGCCCAGCTGAGTGAGCTGCACTGTGACAAGCTGCATGTGGATCCTGAGAACTTCAgg CTCCTGGGAAATGTGCTGGTGACTGTTTTGGCAATCCATTTCGGCAAAGAATTCACCCCTGAAGTGCAGGCTTCCTGGCAGAAGATGGTGGCTGGAGTGGCCAGTGCCCTGTCCTCCAGATACCACTGA